The proteins below are encoded in one region of Vespula pensylvanica isolate Volc-1 chromosome 4, ASM1446617v1, whole genome shotgun sequence:
- the LOC122628840 gene encoding protein Wnt-5b-like isoform X1: protein MIVHGGLLVILKLVLILAASTIPGTWINMGVQHFPQLETAQLMETYDVEASTICIGLKGLSQGQGKLCQLSVDHMPSVAKGAKFGVLECQHQFRDRRWNCSTVNDETVFGPILKIASRETAFVHAITAAGVVYSISRACRDGQLSSCGCSRSSRPRDLNREWIWGGCGDNLEYGYKFTQAFVDVRERERSFKRGSREQGRSLMNLHNNEAGRRAVIKRSKVTCKCHGVSGSCSLITCWQQLASFREVGDLLLDKYDGATEVRVNRRGRLSMRDPRFSLPTANDLVYLDDSPNYCLPNDTLGSLGTHGRICNRTSSGMDGCNLLCCGRGYNTQKSTIRERCDCKFHWCCFVECKTCVKNIDIHTCK from the exons aTGATAGTGCACGGCGGTCTATTGGTGATCCTGAAATTGGTACTGATTCTTGCTGCATCGACTATTCCAGGAACGTGGAT AAACATGGGCGTGCAGCACTTTCCACAATTGGAGACGGCTCAGCTGATGGAAACTTACGACGTAGAAGCCTCGACGATTTGCATCGGTCTGAAGGGTCTCTCTCAGGGACAGGGGAAGCTTTGCCAATTATCCGTGGATCATATGCCGAGCGTGGCGAAGGGCGCCAAATTTGGAGTCCTCGAGTGCCAGCATCAGTTTCGAGATAGAAGGTGGAACTGTTCCACCGTCAACGATGAAACTGTTTTCGGACCGATCCTTAAAATAG CAAGCAGAGAAACCGCGTTTGTACATGCTATCACAGCCGCGGGGGTTGTTTATTCCATAAGTCGAGCTTGTAGGGACGGACAATTATCGTCGTGCGGTTGTTCGAGAAGTAGCAGACCCAGAGATCTTAATCGCGAATGGATTTGGGGTGGATGCGGCGATAATCTCGAATATGGATATAA GTTCACCCAAGCATTCGTCGACGTAAGAGAACGCGAGCGTAGCTTCAAAAGAGGTAGTAGAGAACAAGGGAGAAGCCTAATGAATTTGCACAACAACGAGGCAGGACGTAGG GCTGTTATAAAAAGGTCTAAAGTGACATGCAAATGTCATGGGGTTTCTGGTAGTTGCAGCTTGATCACCTGTTGGCAACAACTTGCGTCGTTTAGAGAAGTTG GTGATCTTTTACTGGACAAATATGACGGTGCAACCGAAGTTCGAGTAAACAGGCGTGGACGATTATCCATGCGGGATCCAAGATTTTCTTTGCCTACCGCTAATGATTTAGTTTATTTGGATGACTCGCCAAACTATTGTCTTCCAAATGATACTCTTGGCTCTTTAg GTACGCATGGACGAATTTGTAACAGAACATCGTCCGGTATGGATGGATGTAATCTTCTCTGTTGTGGAAGGGGTTACAATACTCAAAAGTCAACGATAAGGGAAAGATGCGATTGTAAATTCCATTGGTGTTGCTTCGTTGAATGTAAAACATgcgttaaaaatattgatattcaTACCTGCAAATAA
- the LOC122628840 gene encoding protein Wnt-5b-like isoform X2: MGVQHFPQLETAQLMETYDVEASTICIGLKGLSQGQGKLCQLSVDHMPSVAKGAKFGVLECQHQFRDRRWNCSTVNDETVFGPILKIASRETAFVHAITAAGVVYSISRACRDGQLSSCGCSRSSRPRDLNREWIWGGCGDNLEYGYKFTQAFVDVRERERSFKRGSREQGRSLMNLHNNEAGRRAVIKRSKVTCKCHGVSGSCSLITCWQQLASFREVGDLLLDKYDGATEVRVNRRGRLSMRDPRFSLPTANDLVYLDDSPNYCLPNDTLGSLGTHGRICNRTSSGMDGCNLLCCGRGYNTQKSTIRERCDCKFHWCCFVECKTCVKNIDIHTCK; the protein is encoded by the exons ATGGGCGTGCAGCACTTTCCACAATTGGAGACGGCTCAGCTGATGGAAACTTACGACGTAGAAGCCTCGACGATTTGCATCGGTCTGAAGGGTCTCTCTCAGGGACAGGGGAAGCTTTGCCAATTATCCGTGGATCATATGCCGAGCGTGGCGAAGGGCGCCAAATTTGGAGTCCTCGAGTGCCAGCATCAGTTTCGAGATAGAAGGTGGAACTGTTCCACCGTCAACGATGAAACTGTTTTCGGACCGATCCTTAAAATAG CAAGCAGAGAAACCGCGTTTGTACATGCTATCACAGCCGCGGGGGTTGTTTATTCCATAAGTCGAGCTTGTAGGGACGGACAATTATCGTCGTGCGGTTGTTCGAGAAGTAGCAGACCCAGAGATCTTAATCGCGAATGGATTTGGGGTGGATGCGGCGATAATCTCGAATATGGATATAA GTTCACCCAAGCATTCGTCGACGTAAGAGAACGCGAGCGTAGCTTCAAAAGAGGTAGTAGAGAACAAGGGAGAAGCCTAATGAATTTGCACAACAACGAGGCAGGACGTAGG GCTGTTATAAAAAGGTCTAAAGTGACATGCAAATGTCATGGGGTTTCTGGTAGTTGCAGCTTGATCACCTGTTGGCAACAACTTGCGTCGTTTAGAGAAGTTG GTGATCTTTTACTGGACAAATATGACGGTGCAACCGAAGTTCGAGTAAACAGGCGTGGACGATTATCCATGCGGGATCCAAGATTTTCTTTGCCTACCGCTAATGATTTAGTTTATTTGGATGACTCGCCAAACTATTGTCTTCCAAATGATACTCTTGGCTCTTTAg GTACGCATGGACGAATTTGTAACAGAACATCGTCCGGTATGGATGGATGTAATCTTCTCTGTTGTGGAAGGGGTTACAATACTCAAAAGTCAACGATAAGGGAAAGATGCGATTGTAAATTCCATTGGTGTTGCTTCGTTGAATGTAAAACATgcgttaaaaatattgatattcaTACCTGCAAATAA